A single genomic interval of Agromyces cerinus harbors:
- a CDS encoding MIP/aquaporin family protein, protein MVNVDNLGVLFLSELVGTAMLVLLGCGVVANVALAKTKGFNGGFLMVTIGWGLAVFAGVIVAYASGAHINPAVTLGLVANGATEFGNAGLGLTVPVDPVSVSAYIGAQFIGAIIGAVIVWLAYKQHFDEEPQPASKLGVFSTGPGIRNYAWNLVTEIIGTFVLVFVVIGFGGGRQGDGGLAALGALPVALLVIGIGVSLGGPTGYAINPARDLGPRIAHAILPIHGKGGSDWSYSWVPVIGPVIGGLLAGWLAIPLLPIIT, encoded by the coding sequence ATGGTCAACGTGGACAATCTCGGAGTGTTGTTCCTCAGCGAGCTCGTCGGTACCGCGATGCTCGTGCTCCTCGGCTGTGGTGTCGTGGCCAACGTGGCCCTCGCCAAGACGAAGGGCTTCAACGGCGGATTCCTCATGGTGACGATCGGCTGGGGCCTCGCGGTCTTCGCCGGTGTGATCGTCGCCTACGCGTCGGGCGCGCACATCAACCCGGCCGTCACCCTCGGTCTCGTCGCCAACGGCGCGACCGAGTTCGGCAACGCAGGGCTCGGCCTCACCGTGCCGGTCGATCCCGTCTCCGTGAGCGCCTACATCGGCGCCCAGTTCATCGGAGCGATCATCGGCGCCGTGATCGTCTGGCTCGCCTACAAGCAGCACTTCGACGAGGAACCGCAACCCGCCTCGAAGCTCGGCGTCTTCTCGACGGGCCCCGGCATCCGCAACTACGCCTGGAACCTCGTCACCGAGATCATCGGCACCTTCGTGCTGGTGTTCGTCGTGATCGGCTTCGGCGGCGGCAGGCAGGGCGACGGCGGTCTCGCGGCGCTCGGTGCGTTGCCCGTGGCGCTGCTCGTGATCGGTATCGGCGTCTCCCTCGGTGGCCCGACGGGCTACGCGATCAACCCGGCCCGTGACCTCGGCCCGCGCATCGCGCACGCCATCCTGCCGATCCACGGCAAGGGCGGCAGCGACTGGTCGTACTCATGGGTGCCCGTGATCGGCCCGGTCATCGGCGGACTGCTGGCCGGGTGGCTGGCGATCCCGCTGCTGCCCATCATCACCTGA
- the dhaK gene encoding dihydroxyacetone kinase subunit DhaK: MKKIINDPKRVVDESVAGFGLAHADLVRVEFDPIHVVRADAPIAGKVGIVSGGGSGHEPLHAGYVGFGMLDAAVPGAVFTSPTPDPILAATKAVDGGAGVLHIVKNYTGDVLNFETAADLAAADGIEVRAVVTNDDVAVKDSLYTAGRRGVGGTVLVEKIAGAAAERGDSLDQVVAVAERVNAGARSMGLALTACIVPHAGEPSFTLAEDEIEIGIGIHGEPGRERVKLEPADRLVDRLLEPILEDLPYERGERTLLFVNGMGGTPQIELYLAYRRAAEVLEERGIEIARSLVGNHITALEMQGMSITLLKLDDEMVELWDAPVQTAALRWGR, from the coding sequence GTGAAGAAAATCATCAATGATCCCAAGCGGGTCGTCGACGAGTCGGTCGCCGGTTTCGGTCTCGCCCACGCCGACCTCGTGCGCGTCGAGTTCGATCCGATCCATGTCGTGCGCGCCGATGCGCCGATCGCCGGCAAGGTCGGCATCGTGAGCGGCGGCGGCAGCGGGCACGAGCCCCTGCATGCCGGCTACGTCGGCTTCGGCATGCTCGATGCCGCCGTGCCGGGCGCAGTGTTCACCTCACCGACGCCCGACCCGATCCTGGCCGCGACGAAGGCGGTCGACGGAGGAGCCGGCGTGCTCCACATCGTGAAGAACTACACGGGCGACGTGCTGAACTTCGAGACGGCCGCCGATCTCGCCGCCGCAGACGGCATCGAGGTGCGCGCGGTCGTCACCAACGACGACGTCGCCGTCAAGGACTCGCTCTACACGGCGGGCCGACGCGGCGTCGGAGGCACGGTCCTCGTCGAGAAGATCGCCGGCGCCGCTGCCGAGCGGGGGGATTCGCTCGACCAGGTCGTCGCCGTCGCGGAGCGGGTGAATGCCGGTGCACGCTCGATGGGGCTCGCCCTGACGGCCTGCATCGTGCCGCACGCCGGGGAGCCGAGCTTCACCCTCGCCGAAGACGAGATCGAGATCGGCATCGGCATCCACGGCGAGCCGGGGCGCGAACGTGTCAAGCTCGAGCCCGCTGATCGACTCGTCGACCGGCTGCTCGAACCGATCCTCGAGGACCTTCCGTACGAGCGCGGCGAGCGCACCCTGCTCTTCGTCAACGGCATGGGCGGTACTCCGCAGATCGAGCTGTACCTCGCCTACCGCAGGGCGGCGGAGGTGCTCGAAGAGCGCGGCATCGAGATCGCCCGATCGCTCGTGGGCAATCACATCACCGCGCTCGAGATGCAGGGCATGTCGATCACGTTGCTGAAGCTCGATGACGAGATGGTCGAATTGTGGGATGCCCCGGTGCAGACGGCTGCGCTGCGGTGGGGCCGGTAG
- the dhaL gene encoding dihydroxyacetone kinase subunit DhaL, translated as MGLDITWAVDWVRRSAQVISDHRVELITLDREIGDGDHGENMDRGFQAVLPKLDDLAAGSTPGDVLKLVATTLISTVGGAAGPLYGTAYLKAAAAAGSAVSLDGPAIAAILTAARDGVVTRGKAEAGDKTMIDAWTPAVDAADAAAAAGIDAAGVFAAAADAAEAGAVATEPLVARKGRASYLGERSAGHRDPGAESSALLLRAAADAAAASAGA; from the coding sequence GTGGGATTGGACATCACCTGGGCCGTGGACTGGGTCAGACGAAGCGCACAGGTGATCTCGGATCACCGAGTCGAGCTGATCACGCTCGATCGCGAGATCGGCGACGGCGACCACGGCGAGAACATGGACCGGGGCTTCCAGGCCGTGCTGCCGAAGCTCGACGACCTCGCTGCCGGTTCGACACCCGGGGATGTGCTGAAGCTCGTCGCGACGACGCTCATCTCGACGGTCGGCGGCGCAGCCGGTCCGCTCTACGGAACCGCGTACCTGAAGGCCGCCGCGGCCGCCGGCAGCGCAGTCTCGCTCGACGGCCCGGCGATCGCGGCCATCCTCACGGCCGCGCGCGACGGGGTCGTCACGCGCGGTAAGGCGGAGGCCGGCGACAAGACGATGATCGACGCGTGGACACCCGCCGTCGACGCAGCGGATGCCGCGGCCGCAGCAGGCATCGACGCCGCAGGCGTCTTCGCCGCGGCCGCTGATGCGGCCGAAGCCGGCGCGGTCGCCACCGAGCCGCTCGTGGCGCGGAAGGGCCGTGCGAGCTACCTGGGTGAACGATCGGCCGGGCATCGCGACCCGGGGGCCGAGTCGAGTGCGCTGCTGCTCCGAGCTGCCGCGGATGCGGCGGCGGCATCAGCGGGTGCCTGA